A single region of the Sulfitobacter geojensis genome encodes:
- a CDS encoding hybrid sensor histidine kinase/response regulator, whose translation MLVPILQNTGLLFLSGIGAYAIFTLAKLKENEGRLHLWVGVIMGISAFLISSNSFTIEGIPIQLDAKAGVLVYAGYLGGPAGGLIAAGLSAVYHFVIGEQNVWVGTLMCGMLALFGAGVARIYISPVWPHVPGRATFSLIVGAGTIQFAAALITAWKGSAVSTQSIAVSVFLLALTAVLSTIIMSVTISYANTIASGLRKDAETTLRLRLAASAANLGVFERTVNSEFITFDKGIANILGIEKHDGRMHLKRWLNFIFKEDLSIALRSSAKVWQGAPPREPTLFRIRRTDNETRYVQAHWATEPNDGSPAQRVVGIYEDVTVSVEAQQKKVKAETRLNTAVRIAGIGLYTFGPDVGNCTFCSDLHAAHMGMTPDAFQEMVADHSNSLKHIHKDDQPTVLDAIRRVKQGQSQTFEYRVIHPNGGIRFIRQIEEPVSDENGNVIEIIGTSLDLTDLREAEMRLRQSQRIEAIGTLTGGVAHDFNNLLAVILGNLELWLETGKEEQGKKKIETAYKAAKRGADLTTNLLSFSRQAPLQPARLNLNTLFESTLDWTARVLPATISIEETLFADLWDIEADAASAENAIINLILNARDAMSEGGRIKIETANIELFDDDIVSSGLDISPGPYVVVTISDTGHGIAPEKIDQVFEPFYTDKPRGKGSGLGLSMVQGFVEQSGGTISLSSEVGTGTTFKLYFKAAVDAVSLPEDPPPKEHASKPTQGTILVVEDEPEVLKVIAMFLESAGYTVLTAKTGSAALETFKSSRKVDLLLTDVVMPGRLQGGSLIKAIRQIEPDLPCIILSGYAADLTSGDNSLKSTDIRLVKPVSRTALLDAVATALELESQTDGAT comes from the coding sequence ATGCTTGTCCCAATCTTACAAAATACAGGGCTTCTGTTTTTATCGGGCATTGGGGCCTATGCAATTTTCACGCTTGCCAAACTGAAAGAGAATGAAGGTCGCCTGCACCTCTGGGTCGGCGTGATAATGGGGATTTCGGCTTTTCTCATATCATCCAACAGCTTTACCATTGAGGGCATCCCGATCCAGCTTGATGCCAAAGCCGGGGTACTTGTTTACGCTGGCTATCTCGGAGGGCCCGCGGGGGGGCTAATAGCGGCAGGACTTAGCGCGGTTTATCATTTTGTCATTGGGGAACAAAATGTCTGGGTCGGCACATTGATGTGCGGGATGCTGGCTCTGTTCGGCGCTGGCGTGGCCCGCATCTATATCTCTCCTGTTTGGCCACACGTGCCGGGACGTGCGACTTTTTCACTGATCGTCGGTGCCGGGACCATTCAATTCGCAGCTGCCCTGATCACAGCATGGAAGGGATCAGCCGTTTCAACGCAATCAATTGCTGTTTCGGTTTTCCTATTGGCGCTCACGGCAGTTCTTTCGACGATCATCATGAGTGTTACCATATCATATGCCAACACCATCGCTTCCGGGTTGCGCAAGGACGCTGAAACCACCCTCCGGCTTCGGCTGGCGGCATCTGCGGCAAATCTGGGCGTCTTCGAACGCACCGTGAACAGCGAATTCATCACCTTCGACAAAGGCATCGCCAATATTCTCGGGATCGAAAAGCACGATGGCAGGATGCATCTAAAGAGATGGCTCAACTTCATATTCAAAGAAGACCTCTCCATCGCACTGCGTTCTTCCGCAAAGGTCTGGCAAGGTGCCCCCCCCCGCGAACCGACACTGTTTCGCATCCGTCGGACCGATAACGAAACACGTTACGTACAGGCGCATTGGGCCACAGAACCGAATGACGGATCACCAGCCCAACGGGTCGTCGGCATATACGAAGACGTTACTGTTTCAGTCGAGGCGCAGCAGAAAAAGGTAAAGGCAGAAACACGACTGAACACCGCAGTGCGCATCGCGGGAATCGGCCTCTATACCTTCGGGCCCGACGTCGGCAATTGTACGTTCTGCTCCGACCTACATGCCGCACATATGGGTATGACACCTGACGCATTCCAAGAAATGGTGGCGGACCACAGCAACAGTTTAAAACACATTCATAAAGACGACCAACCTACGGTCCTCGACGCAATCAGACGTGTTAAACAGGGGCAGTCCCAGACATTCGAATACCGCGTGATCCACCCGAATGGCGGCATCCGGTTTATCCGCCAGATCGAAGAGCCCGTGAGTGATGAAAACGGCAACGTCATCGAGATAATCGGCACAAGCCTTGATCTGACCGATCTGCGTGAAGCGGAAATGCGGTTGCGCCAATCACAACGGATCGAAGCAATCGGAACCCTGACGGGGGGCGTCGCGCATGATTTTAATAACCTTTTGGCTGTCATCCTCGGGAATTTGGAGCTTTGGCTAGAAACGGGGAAAGAAGAGCAAGGCAAAAAGAAAATCGAAACCGCCTATAAGGCAGCCAAGCGCGGGGCGGACCTGACAACCAACTTGCTCAGTTTTTCCAGACAGGCGCCGCTGCAACCTGCTCGTCTAAATCTGAACACCCTGTTCGAAAGTACGTTGGATTGGACTGCACGTGTCTTGCCCGCGACCATTTCGATCGAAGAAACCTTATTTGCTGATCTTTGGGATATCGAAGCCGATGCAGCGTCTGCCGAAAACGCCATTATCAACCTTATTCTCAATGCACGTGACGCCATGTCGGAGGGGGGCCGGATCAAAATTGAAACCGCGAACATCGAACTCTTTGACGACGACATTGTATCATCAGGACTGGACATTTCCCCGGGCCCCTATGTTGTCGTGACAATCAGTGACACAGGACATGGCATTGCGCCCGAAAAGATCGATCAGGTTTTTGAGCCGTTTTACACCGATAAGCCCCGTGGCAAAGGATCGGGTTTGGGGCTTTCCATGGTGCAAGGATTTGTGGAGCAATCGGGCGGGACAATCAGCCTGTCGTCCGAGGTCGGGACCGGCACCACTTTCAAACTCTATTTCAAGGCCGCTGTCGACGCCGTGTCGCTGCCCGAAGATCCCCCGCCAAAGGAGCACGCATCAAAGCCGACACAAGGCACCATTCTTGTTGTGGAGGACGAGCCCGAAGTTCTGAAAGTGATCGCAATGTTTTTAGAAAGCGCAGGCTACACCGTCCTTACCGCAAAAACAGGCAGCGCGGCGCTGGAGACGTTCAAATCATCCCGCAAGGTTGATCTTCTGTTGACCGATGTGGTGATGCCGGGGCGTTTGCAGGGGGGTTCCCTTATCAAGGCCATCCGCCAAATCGAACCGGATTTACCTTGTATCATCCTGTCCGGGTACGCCGCTGATTTGACATCGGGCGACAACAGCCTGAAATCCACCGACATCCGTTTGGTGAAACCCGTTAGCCGCACAGCCTTGCTTGATGCTGTGGCTACCGCCTTGGAACTGGAATCCCAAACTGACGGAGCAACTTGA
- a CDS encoding PAS domain-containing hybrid sensor histidine kinase/response regulator, whose product MFAFALQSLTSLLLAGMFVYWICTWRYLHNRHLLQQSLIGLVFGVAVISLGISSTLVDAYAAPFDARSGPLVFAGYLGGPLGGLIAGTLGAIYWLFFGGPVPVLGVLINLCIPLVGVVVSRYLQPRKLQLTQGVTAGYLILGFGVLQAPALYYLNITSAPPDPYESYLPVMAGFVASGFLSILVTWLILRHACRLAKDTNSSRELARNLELAKQTSGIGMYVYEAGDTGAYFDAEFLAMLGIGGEGRIVQRAEWEAVCHPDDLGKMQQDMGQAIESGKLRGKSEFRVVRADGTTRFIRTRWGVELDAYGGFQRITGMNIDLTDSHEAEQLTLSSVERVAAVAQQLPGAIVEFDATVRDAPKLLYISPKCKEIWGYSDKELYADPELLFHMHDPEDVGNFLRSVHKSNEAGDALYHRYRITARNGQTRWLDYHGKPKREFGRLIVKSIVLDATREVALQQRMEDEREISRRAQKNESIGQLTGGVAHDFNNLLAVILGNLELLREEQDHAAQKDLIDAASTAALRGADLTKNMLAFARQAPLTPVVLDLNKVVGDAKNWITRILPESVVVDTNLVKGLWPIKADRASLESALLNLTLNARDAMEGHGTMTIETANLIVDEIQCASGQEKLTAGLYVTLSVRDNGTGIAPDVVGTIFEPFFTTKAPGLGSGLGLSMTLGFMRQSGGTVHVETEVGKGTTFKLFFPAVAPQHTQPEKLLSRASSGASHGRRILVAEDEDAVRATLVTTLVRAGYQVTEVATGDAALAAFEADPTFDLLLSDIVMPGSLQGPDLAAALRKRWPNLPVLFLSGYAGDAIAAGKELGTDDTRLMKPVRRSELLAAVSRAMAPAKE is encoded by the coding sequence ATGTTCGCGTTTGCCTTGCAGAGCCTCACGTCATTACTTCTTGCGGGCATGTTCGTGTATTGGATCTGCACGTGGCGCTACCTGCATAACCGACATCTTCTGCAGCAATCGCTCATTGGTCTTGTATTTGGGGTCGCGGTGATCTCCCTCGGGATAAGCAGCACATTGGTTGACGCTTATGCGGCCCCTTTTGATGCACGATCGGGACCATTGGTCTTTGCTGGGTATTTAGGTGGGCCCCTTGGGGGCCTGATCGCTGGGACTTTGGGCGCAATTTACTGGCTGTTCTTCGGTGGGCCTGTGCCTGTGCTTGGTGTGTTGATCAACCTTTGCATTCCATTGGTGGGGGTGGTTGTTTCACGGTATTTGCAGCCTCGCAAATTGCAACTCACACAGGGCGTAACCGCTGGCTACCTCATCTTGGGCTTTGGTGTGCTGCAAGCGCCTGCGCTCTACTACCTAAACATCACCAGCGCGCCCCCCGATCCATATGAATCCTACCTGCCAGTGATGGCGGGCTTTGTTGCCAGTGGGTTTTTGTCGATTCTGGTAACTTGGCTCATCCTGCGTCACGCGTGTCGACTTGCAAAGGACACCAATTCATCCAGAGAACTGGCTCGTAATCTTGAGCTGGCCAAGCAGACATCAGGCATCGGAATGTATGTCTATGAGGCCGGTGATACCGGCGCATACTTCGATGCCGAATTTCTGGCTATGTTGGGAATAGGAGGAGAAGGGCGGATCGTTCAACGTGCCGAATGGGAAGCCGTCTGTCATCCTGACGATCTGGGTAAGATGCAGCAGGATATGGGGCAAGCGATCGAAAGTGGAAAGCTGCGCGGCAAGTCGGAATTCAGGGTGGTGAGAGCGGATGGCACAACGCGGTTTATTCGTACGAGATGGGGCGTGGAACTGGACGCCTATGGCGGATTTCAACGCATCACGGGAATGAATATCGACCTGACAGATAGTCACGAAGCCGAACAGCTTACCCTCAGTTCGGTGGAACGTGTCGCAGCGGTTGCACAACAACTGCCGGGCGCAATTGTCGAATTTGATGCAACGGTGCGCGACGCTCCCAAGCTGCTGTACATCAGTCCTAAGTGTAAAGAAATATGGGGGTATAGTGACAAGGAACTCTATGCTGATCCAGAGTTGCTTTTCCATATGCACGACCCCGAAGATGTCGGTAATTTCCTTAGATCAGTTCACAAAAGCAACGAAGCGGGCGACGCGCTTTATCACCGCTATAGGATCACAGCGCGCAACGGGCAAACGCGGTGGCTGGATTATCACGGCAAACCAAAGCGGGAGTTTGGCAGGCTCATTGTCAAATCGATCGTCCTTGATGCGACCCGTGAGGTCGCGCTGCAACAGCGTATGGAAGACGAGCGCGAAATATCCCGCAGGGCGCAGAAAAACGAGAGCATTGGCCAGCTGACGGGCGGCGTCGCCCATGATTTTAACAATCTGTTGGCAGTGATTTTGGGGAATCTGGAATTGCTGCGTGAGGAACAGGATCATGCAGCCCAGAAAGACCTGATTGATGCCGCCAGTACCGCCGCCTTGCGCGGTGCCGACCTGACCAAAAACATGTTGGCCTTTGCGCGCCAAGCGCCGCTAACGCCGGTGGTTCTGGACCTGAACAAAGTGGTTGGCGATGCGAAGAACTGGATCACACGGATCCTGCCGGAAAGCGTTGTTGTTGATACTAATCTGGTCAAAGGGCTTTGGCCGATCAAGGCAGATCGCGCATCGCTGGAAAGTGCGCTATTGAACCTGACCCTCAACGCGCGGGACGCGATGGAGGGGCATGGTACCATGACAATTGAAACCGCGAACCTGATTGTGGACGAGATCCAATGCGCAAGCGGGCAGGAAAAACTGACCGCCGGCCTATATGTCACGCTGTCGGTCAGGGACAATGGCACCGGCATTGCACCAGATGTCGTCGGCACAATATTTGAACCGTTTTTCACGACAAAGGCACCGGGTTTGGGCTCTGGCCTTGGCCTGTCGATGACCCTTGGTTTCATGCGACAATCCGGTGGCACTGTTCATGTAGAAACCGAGGTGGGGAAAGGCACGACCTTTAAGCTGTTTTTCCCCGCTGTCGCGCCCCAACACACGCAGCCTGAAAAACTGCTGTCACGCGCAAGCAGCGGGGCGAGCCATGGCCGCCGGATACTGGTTGCCGAAGATGAAGATGCGGTGCGTGCCACTTTGGTTACAACCCTTGTGCGGGCCGGTTATCAGGTGACGGAAGTTGCAACCGGCGATGCGGCACTTGCAGCTTTCGAGGCGGATCCGACGTTCGATCTTTTGCTGAGTGATATCGTTATGCCCGGCAGTTTGCAGGGGCCCGATCTGGCCGCGGCACTTCGCAAGCGTTGGCCAAACCTGCCGGTTCTGTTCTTGTCAGGCTATGCCGGGGATGCCATTGCCGCCGGAAAGGAGCTGGGTACCGATGATACCCGTTTGATGAAACCGGTACGGCGCAGTGAACTTCTTGCGGCAGTTAGCAGGGCGATGGCACCGGCCAAAGAATAA